A region from the Triticum aestivum cultivar Chinese Spring chromosome 3D, IWGSC CS RefSeq v2.1, whole genome shotgun sequence genome encodes:
- the LOC123080464 gene encoding probable esterase PIR7A, whose amino-acid sequence METVVKKPESHFVLVHGLCHGAWCWYRLATILRSAGHRVTAPDLAACGASPVRVDEVRSFAEYSRPLTDAVDAVPPGEKVVLVGHSYGGYSLALAMHAHPDKVDVAVFVAAAMPAAGCPMSHLLSQIMEETAPDAATDSVPAVTGGAETFLLGPERLSRRLYQRSPPEDLALATALVRPARWFLDDAAMTESVLTADRYGAVRRACVVTEEDATWAAESQRRMASRCPGVEVVAVEGADHMPMFSTPHRLAAILMEIADKYI is encoded by the exons ATGGAGACCGTCGTGAAGAAACCGGAGAGCCACTTCGTGCTGGTCCACGGCCTCTGCCACGGCGCGTGGTGCTGGTACAGGCTGGCCACCATCCTGCGTTCCGCCGGCCACCGCGTCACGGCGCCCGACCTGGCCGCGTGCGGCGCCAGCCCGGTGCGCGTCGACGAGGTGCGCTCGTTCGCCGAGTACAGCCGGCCACTGACCGACGCCGTCGACGCGGTCCCGCCAGGCGAGAAGGTGGTCCTCGTCGGCCACAGCTACGGCGGCTACAGCCTTGCGCTGGCCATGCACGCTCACCCGGACAAGGTGGACGTCGCCGTCTTCGTCGCCGCGGCCATGCCGGCCGCCGGGTGCCCCATGTCACATCTACTGTCGCAG ATCATGGAGGAAACGGCGCCGGACGCCGCCACGGACAGCGTGCCCGCGGTGACCGGCGGGGCGGAAACGTTTCTCCTGGGCCCCGAACGCCTGTCGCGGCGTCTGTACCAGCGAAGCCCGCCCGAGGACCTGGCGCTGGCGACGGCGCtggtgaggccggcgcggtggTTCCTCGACGACGCGGCGATGACGGAGAGCGTCCTGACCGCCGACAGGTACGGCGCGGTGAGGCGCGCGTGCGTGGTCACCGAGGAGGACGCGACGTGGGCGGCGGAGTCGCAGCGCCGGATGGCGTCGCGGTGCCCCGGCGTGGAGGTGGTGGCCGTCGAGGGGGCCGACCACATGCCCATGTTCTCCACGCCCCACCGACTCGCCGCGATCCTCATGGAGATCGCCGACAAGTACATCTGA
- the LOC123080462 gene encoding psbP domain-containing protein 7, chloroplastic, translated as MDTAAAARRHPALGGRRRRGRGGVAPVRCSGSPAQEFAALASVFRRRLVVGASTAAAAAVGANFGGVTSFLLGLSPELGRSLRLDVLYPVGGFTRCLDSDSGFEFIYPANWVGDQTILYNQIKKAELQRSLDPPPLTSGSSPSRPRNVSGPVAAFGPPGSNGELNVSIIVSTVPQDFSIESFGGPKDVGEVVLRRIARTKRNPDISATLIDAALREDTVNNVKYYKLEFRVESPSFRRHNVAVCCARDGKLYTLNAQAPESAWRSVKEEFFAMADSFSLVIDA; from the exons ATGGACACGGCGGCCGCGGCGAGGCGGCACCCGGCGCTGGGCGGGAGGCGGCGTAGGGGGCGCGGGGGCGTGGCGCCGGTGCGGTGCTCCGGCTCGCCCGCGCAGGAGTTCGCGGCGCTGGCGTCTGTGTTCCGGCGGCGGCTGGTGGTGGGggcgagcacggcggcggcggcggccgtggggGCCAACTTCGGGGGCGTCACCAGCTTCCTCCTCGGCCTCTCCCCGGAGCTCGGCCGCTCGCTCCGGCTCGACGTGCTCTACCCCGTCGGCGGATTCACCCGCTGCCTCGACTCCGACAGCGGATTCG AGTTCATCTATCCAGCAAACTGGGTTGGAGACCAGACGATACTATACAATCAAATTAAGAAGGCAGAGCTGCAAAGATCACTAGACCCTCCGCCATTGACAAGTGGGAGTTCTCCATCTCGACCTCGGAATGTCAGTGGACCGGTGGCGGCTTTTGGCCCCCCGGGATCCAACGGGGAGCTCAATGTCAGTATCATTGTGTCGACCGTTCCACAAGACTTCTC GATTGAGTCTTTCGGCGGTCCTAAAGATGTCGGGGAAGTGGTGCTGAGGAGGATCGCAAGGACAAAGCGAAACCCGGACATCAGCGCCACTCTGATCGATGCCGCATTGAGAGAAGACACCGTGAACAATGTGAAATACTACAAGCTAGAGTTCCGGGTCGAAAGCCCTTCCTTCCGACGGCACAATGTGGCGGTGTGCTGCGCGAGAGACGGCAAACTGTACACCTTGAATGCCCAGGCGCCCGAGTCGGCGTGGAGGTCGGTTAAGGAAGAGTTCTTTGCGATGGCGGATTCCTTCAGCCTAGTGATCGATGCTTGA
- the LOC123080463 gene encoding probable esterase PIR7A: protein MESAGAGEERPRGHRFVLVHGVCHGAWSWYRVATALRSAGHRVDALDMAACGARPGRAEEVGSFQEYSRPLLDALGALPPGEKAVLVGHSYGGQSLALAMQAHPDRVAVAVFASAAMPAAGKPLKFVSEQFAQERGPGFFMDSVIETTGGDDLERACKTFLLGPEYMAQRLYQLSPAEDLTLATMLVRPSRRFVDDAVMNGEEVLTAERYGAVSRVYVVAEEDASWSPEFQRRMASWNPGAEVRGLQGADHMPMFSKPRELSDLLVEIADKYM, encoded by the exons ATGgagagcgccggcgccggcgaggagcGGCCGCGGGGCCACCGGTTCGTGCTCGTGCACGGCGTCTGCCACGGCGCGTGGAGCTGGTACAGGGTGGCCACGGCCCTGCGGTCGGCCGGCCACCGCGTCGACGCGCTCGACATGGCCGCGTGCGGCGCCAGGCCGGGGCGCGCCGAGGAGGTGGGCTCGTTCCAGGAGTACAGCCGGCCGCTGCTGGACGCGCTGGGGGCGCTGCCGCCGGGGGAGAAGGCGGTGCTGGTGGGCCACAGCTACGGCGGCCAGAGCCTGGCGCTGGCCATGCAGGCGCACCCGGACAGggtcgccgtcgccgtcttcgCCTCCGCCGCCATGCCGGCCGCCGGGAAGCCCCTCAAGTTCGTCTCCGAACAG TTTGCGCAAGAAAGGGGCCCGGGTTTCTTCATGGACAGCGTGATCGAGACCACCGGCGGCGACGACCTGGAGCGCGCTTGCAAGACGTTCCTGCTGGGGCCGGAGTACATGGCGCAGCGACTGTATCAGCTCAGCCCAGCGGAGGACCTGACGCTGGCGACGATGCTGGTGAGGCCGTCGCGGCGGTTCGTGGACGACGCCGTGATGAACGGGGAGGAGGTGCTCACGGCGGAGAGGTACGGCGCGGTGAGCCGCGTGTACGTCGTCGCCGAGGAGGACGCCTCGTGGTCGCCCGAGTTCCAGCGGCGGATGGCGTCGTGGAACCCCGGCGCGGAGGTGCGGGGGCTCCAGGGGGCCGATCACATGCCCATGTTCTCCAAGCCCAGGGAGCTCTCAGATCTCCTCGTGGAGATAGCCGACAAGTACATGTGA